The Choristoneura fumiferana chromosome Z, NRCan_CFum_1, whole genome shotgun sequence DNA window AAAAGGTGATGGTGTACGACCCGCGCGATGGCTCGCTCGTTCAATTACTACAGGCCCACAAGGGCGCCGTGCACGCTGTGGCTTACTGTGGCGACGGCAAGAAGTTCGCCAGCGGCAGCGCCgacaaaaatgttattatttggACCTCAAAAATGGAAGGAGTGCTGAAATATTCGTGAGTTGTATTTGCAAGACGTAGTTTCCACGGAGTGTAGTTACACAGTCGTGTGGTTTTCATTGTAATATACTGGCCTGCTGCCTAAAGTCTAATATTAGTTTGCAGTTTCATAGGGCTACAATAGGCATGGTCAATAAGCTTGACGACAGTAGTGCCTTGATTGCACAATATTTTAACACCCAACTTGTTTGtggaaaatatcgaaataattGTATGCCCCATGAGAACTGCATTGCCAGGGTAATAAGTAGTTGAATTAAGATAGCATAGGAGCCTAACCACTCCCTTGTTtcaaattttgagttgaactctattaatataacaaaataagatCGTTGAcaggtgggccaatcaactattttaccgacactttgggcatCTCCTGCGTTACCATAATTGTCTCTCGCATTACCAAAAAATCATACTTCCGACAAGATATTTCATGGTTTAATAGTTTGAACTTATGTAGGATTACATATATTCATGTACACTATCTATTAAATTCCAGAAAAAACTTGTTTactacaaaaatctgcaattatttgaaaaatgtcgcggacagattagtgtgggtaaaaaagttgattggcccaggttTAACTCTAGTTACCAAAAGCAAGTGGGCAGTTGATaacttttgttattgttttttttttaatttaaaattcataCTATATTTCAATTCCAGAAATATAGTCAAAACTGCTTATAGCAACACTGGTTATAATAACATACTGGTccctttaaaaatgttttaagcgGTGTTGACATGCATTTGAATATAGGGAGAGATTGCACATAGGTACATTCCAAATCAGTCTAAAATGCACCGACTCAGCCTAACATGACCACAGTAAAAGTAGCATAGTTTGCAAGATTTGCCacatttaattttctaaaatttaattattttagctGATCAGTGTTTGTTTGCatgtgaatttaaaaaaaaaactacaagagATACTTTTACCTACTAAGTTCATATTTGGCTGGTTTGGTTCATCTCAGAGACTAGACTATCTCTGATAATATTGTAATGAATGATATTTGGGACACCTCGGGTACTGCCTTTTTGCAATGtaatgtttggcaacctgttccatttcgcaacttttcatttaataaactctaaaactgtaaatatttcaggatttatttcagggccattgtGTAGAAACCTTTAGATTAGGTAaggttagttttaaaaaaatcctgaaatatttacagtttcagaaattttaaacagttgggaactgaaaagttgtgaaatgaaaCCGGGATACCTATATTTACAAACTATCAAAGTTTACCTCTTTATATTATAGTACCTGGGTGaacgagctttgctcgggctaacaCTTGTTAAgaagcgtttttccagagataagaccaagctagattgattaTTGATCTCCGAAAacctctacataccaaattttataaaaaacgttggagctgtttccgagatccccaaaatatatatacaagaattgctcattcAAAGAAGCGGCCATACcattgcttaaaaaacggtgacgatacggaatcgcagtgacgcatcgtatgggCACCGTTTGTTTGCATGCTTTcgacaccgctgcttaaaatacacaaacagtgcagaatcgcagtgacgtgccgtaaacgtcacgacttttgttcggtaaagtcctgaaaTTTacagcacgtcactgcgattccgtattttaagcagcggtgtggagagcatgcgataggacggtgcgcatacgatgcgtcactgcaaTTCCGTACCACCCTTCCGTCCATGTGGccttaaaggtattagatagatagatcgaAATCATGGTCAAGAATATTTATTACTCTGCtgttttattacattaaattgCTTAATTAACACTTCACCTTTGTGTAATACAGGCatggcgaagcaattcaatgcttAGCGTATAGTCCAGTTACATTCCACTTGGCCTCATGCGCAGTTTCAGACTTTGCATTTTGGTCGGCGGATGTGAAGGCAGTTCAGAAGTACCGTGTGTCAGGACGCATAACAAGTTGTGCTTGGTCACCCAATGGACAGTATTTGGCTGTAGGATTAGCTATTGGCGCTGTTTCTATAAGAGACAAAGTAAGATATATAcatagctatttttttttatgtttttctaaTAGGCTAGATTctgaaaaatatatgattagtccgtcagttagatgttcaatagtagattgtacaacaagagcataaaatgatacagagtaagtgaacaattgtttacactgttgctatttaatttcctctcaattgaagtgaaaagcagattaaacccattttacccTCAACATGTCTATCTGCTATATGAATGTCTTTGgtaaatggcttgttttatgctcttgttgtacaatttacTATTGTAAGACATCATGCGTTATGCAAATTGCTTATGTTTTATGTGCATTTTTCTAGGCGGGTGATGAAATACAAAGAGTGACAAGGGATGCTGCTGTGTGGGCTGTCagttttacaaaaacttatctaCTTGTGTCTGACTGGAATGAAACACTGTCCTTCTACAATGTGCAGGGCCAGCAAATACTCAAGGAAAGATCTATAGGTATTTTAACCTGATACAAGTAAATGGTGGTCATTAAAGTAGTAGTGAAATATCACTCTGCCTCTGCAAATGCTGAATATcagcaaaaataattattatatctcaACAGGTTAACTGAGCAAATAACtaaatttactttatattttatcattGCTTGTTACACTGTTTACCTAGTGACCCTGGTACAAAACCTAAGGAATTCACCTATAAGGTAACAAAGCtaaaaaatgtttgtagtaTTTGTTAACCTCTGATAAAATGGGACTCCGTTGCAACTCTAATTGGGATTGACTAAAAatatcaatgtttttttaaaaaattgtatagaaaagtgaattattaataaactaatttcgatattttttatataaactttatttttaaatttaattataatattattttggttgATGAGTGATGACGTCATAGTTTAATCTGGTTCTGCCACACCAATGCAATTTCATAAATTTGATCTGTATATGTGTTGAGCCacatatgtacatattttacttttatctgTGGTGAAGCAGTAAACTGTCAAGAATGACCCTCAAGGATGACTCTTACTGCTACTGTCTCTTGTCAGAGTCAAGCGTCATATGTCTGATTGGGGGTCCAAATCGACCTAATCCACGAGTAAATTGTGAAGAATTCTTATCTTCACAGAATAAAGTACAACTTGGACCGTCTACGTCATAGCTCACTTCAAAGTGAAAGATCATTGCTTcgtttttatgtaataaattcattaaattatattaaaataaaataaatacagaatacgatttataaaatatttatcgaGATATGTTTCtcgatttattatttgtaaaaaaatagacagCCTCAAGTATCTTTTCCACATGCTATGGAATGGAATGACTTAATATAATACTAAGAGCACACAGTATTAATGTGTTGATAATACTATATAAGCCATTTGTTTACAGGAATAGCTGCATTGTCAGTGTCAATGCTTGGTGAATTAATATTAGTTGGTGGCATTGGGGGCTGGGCAGTGCTGACCTCAGAGGGAGTGCCCATACTTAATACCCCACAGGAGTGGGTGTGGGCGATAGTGCCTTCACCATCCTTAGGAACTATTGTATGtattacggtatttgactatttttttcatttataaggccccatttagaCTATGCtagaacttgcatgcaagtttcactacattgcggtatttgtttgatcaactgaattcaaTGTTCCTCAATAatctgcaatgtaatgcaatttgcatTCAAGTTCTTGAATGGTCTAAATGGGGCTTTGAGCTTGACAAAGAATTATGTCTGTTACCATGTCTTATAGACGGTTTTTGGCTTATTTTTGATTGGCGATTGTATCAGCAATGTTTATTTTGACTCTTTTAAAGGAacttgaagtttttttttaaattcatatgaAGTCCACGACTTGCCCTAGAATGACCACAGCGAAATATAAAAGCgtcataaatattaatttgcCAGGCAGTGGGGTGCCAGGACGGGACTCTCTGGTGCTACCAGGTTGTATTTAGCACAGTGCACGGGCTGTACCGCGAGCGTTACGCTTACCGCGAACACATGACTGACGTGATCGTCCAGCACCTCACCACCGGAAGCAAAGTTCGCATCAAGTGCCACGACCGAGTACAGAAAATCGCCATCTACAAGCATCGGTTGGCGGTAAGATCGGCATATTCAAATCTTTTGTAAAACATGAATAAGCAATGTGCGCTCATGCAGACTTCGTGCTTTTGAGTGCTAATTCTAGAAGAAGCTGACAAAATTCTGTGGAATTCAAAATCGGAGAATGGAGTAGTACTATAGTAGTTAGGCTATGCTCTCCTATAAATAAACGACATCGGCCGCTTACAGTGTCACGTTCACGTCATATGCTGCGTAGCAATGCTCACTACAGGTTGTGGCCTCTTTCTGCGTTCTTTTTTCCTCTTTCTTCTCTCGTTGGCGTTTTCACGTCGTACGCGGCATTCAAACTCAATGCGTCGCGTCTCTCGTTGTTTCGAATCATTACAACGTCAAGTCGTACGTAATATACAAAATGGCGAGATTCCGTCGGACGTAGGTATTGACCGCAGACGTTGTGTGTTGCGTTCAGACGTTTGGGAACGTTGACGCTGGCGTCAGACGTTGCGTAtagcatacaatacaatacaaatacgaGTATAAGCATAAGTCGGAGACCATAGCCTAATGCCTAATATTGGGTTGCATATGTGTAGGTGCAACTGCCAGAACGTGTGGTGGTGTACGAGCAAGGCGACGTGGAAGGGATGCTGTATCGCGTGAAAGAGAAGTTGCCGCAGAAAACGGAATGCTCGCTGCTTGTCGCTACTAGCGACGCTTTGCTCCTTTGCCAGGTACCGgctatatttttatacatattcaTAAACGCCTGTTCGcatatttttctcaaatatgtccgtgaaagttgacattattcttcacatatattaaaaagttaaaaaagattgcaggctCGCTAGCTCGACGTACAAAATgtcgcatacaaatttcattattgtcgagtcgcaaactttttaaaaagttaaaagggcaatggaaatgttggcacaagtcgtatacagccaactcaaatgacCGGTatcagttaaataaataaataaatatcacgggacaattcacaccaattgacctagtcccaaagtaagcttagcaaagcttgtgttatgggtactaagcaacggataaatataattatatagatatagatacatacttaaatacatattaaacacccaagacccgagaacaaacattcgtattttcatacaaatatctgccccgacacgggaatcgaaccgggacctcaagcttcgtagtcaggttctctaaccactaggccagctGGTCGTCAAAACAAGGTCgtcagttattttgttagaattgcggactttttttatttggtttgaaacagcttgtggtgttttcggtggaaaaatacacctgcagtttaaaTTAAGTGAAAAAAGGCAGGAAAACAtattattagaataaaattaaataacatataACATGCTGGCTTCGTATCGTTGCAAGCTCGTCCGttaaatactcatactcagccagcaattgcctacttccatgccacgacaataatctactattactcgCGCCTATGTTAGAGTAGATTGTATGGTGTGTGTACGATGAATTTTAAGAAGGGAGCATGTCAACGATGATGTTTTCTTTGCCTGTTGAGTTGAGTTTATGCTCATATTGCTTCATTTATGTTTACAGGATACTAAACTGTCTATAATTGGACGCCAGATACCAAAATCGTGGACGGTGCCATCACCTATACGTTACGTCAAAGTGACAACCCTGTATTTCGAAGAAGTGTTACTGCTAGGATTGTTAAATGGCCAAGTAAGTCTTATCACGCTTTACACAAATAATGATTACTTACAGAgaaaaggtttttattttattacaataataggtaagtaggtacataagtacCCGGATATAAAGATACCACAAAGATATTCATTCGTTTAGGGGTACAAAGTTACGCACATTTgatactgactgactgattaaGAATCATCAAAAATGAACTATCAGAACTTCCACAGAGCTGAAATTTGCCACAGACGTAATATCCAGTACTCAAGTAAAACGAAAACCTTCAAAACCTGTATTTTCGAAGATGTGAAATCAAAAGCCTCGcaaaagtaggtattaagtGAACTATATTGTTCTTATGAGTAAATAAAAGCATCTCTCTAAACCTATTGGGTAGAGATATCTACGTGCCGTCTCAGTAAAAATTGTTTAATCTGATGTGCGTTTtctgatgaatgatgatgacataATAAGCTCAAACTCCCTGAAACTAGAAAAAACAGGAAGTGGGAAATAGTAACtctattaagattgtttttttggaatctttttgtattctttatttcaattccaaatttgtattttcgaaatagtAACTCTGTCTCCTACAGTATTTTCAACGGCACGGCACAACAGAAGTTATATGAAAATCCCACAAATTATTTGATTTTAGCTATAaatactcgttttttttttcagatatggCTGGTGGAGCCGAGCGGCGGCAGCTGTCGATTGGTGCTGGCCACTCCGGCCAGTGTACGGTGCTTGGACGTGAGCGCGTCGCGCGCGCGCCTCGCCGTCGTCGACGACGCGTCCGTCTGCCGCGTGTACAGCCTGCCCACCGGGGAACTGCTGTACACGGTCAGTGCCATCGCACATTACCAcagatagtttatttttttcattacacttgctcgtaaacagtgtcgtaacatgcaggctaccttggttgcaacccccctaataaaaccctcgaccttaatgtgcttgtcatgaaacccgtggtcggtaaatgagtcattgcgcgtacacattttcttgtcatgaagcccaaggtaagtaaatgagtcaatgtgatTACCGTGATTACTGACCTTGGTTTCATCTATGTTCACAAATTAGCCCTTTCTGGCGTTGAAGTTATTCTGTGCTTGTATGCCGCCACGTTTACAAATGTGCTATAGAGGATGTTGTGTACAGGAGGAGAGTGTTTCGTCGGTGTCGTGGAACTCATGGTGCGACGAGCTGGCGGCAGTTTCCGGGGGCGGGCGGCTCGCCATCAAAGCAGCTCACTTCCCGCCCGCCACGCAGCCGCTGCTCGGCTCCGTCGTCGGCTTTCAGGTGTACCTTTAAACTTACTAATATGGCGGCGGTTAGTGTTCGAACGAACATTCGGTTTCCGTGAGTTTCGGTATTACCTATAAATTGGAGTTTTGGAGGGAAAATTTCTGAAACTACCTAGTACCGAAACTAAAATTGGGTTCGTAAGCTTCGTCGTATACGCTTTTGCAAATTATTCGTGGCTCCATTGTTATTCCAAATCAAGTAGGTACCCACTTTTTTAGAGATGGCTCAGCtagataattaatttcatttcatgtgAAAAAATGaactattttcattaaaaatacaaatataatatagtttttagaATTTAAATGATGTTTTACGTTTTTCGGTTTATACAGTCGCAGAATAAAACGGTTCGTCAGATTTCAAATAATACATTAATTTTCAGCTTTGCAAGAACATATTGTGTTGTTTCAGGGTGGCAGAGTTTTCTGTCTCCAGTCTAATACGATGCAAACCATCAACGTGCCGCTATCACACGCAGTACACCAATATGTGCAGCAGAAAATGTTCAAGTAAAAccggttttattatttagtaaatataaaccttaatattatttatctttagAAAGCTCTATTTAACGCCCAATTAATTGGCATAATTTAAATGAGTTTCGAAACGCGATATCTCTGTAGATTATGTGTGGTATGGTCAGGCGCGGTCGCAGTCTGAAATTTTAGTGGGGGTCACTAACAATAATACATCGCGGCTAGGTGCAAAAAATAGTTCGTGTTTacgctggatctaggcgacataaaatgactttttatgctctagtgcataaagtgaaatcttcatttaagaccaaggtaatcaggtgacAACATCcacaaagaaaaaagtttctatatatattttttaataatttttattttatataaaactaaaaatcaatcgaatcaatcaaaataaatcaataaaactaaaaaaatataattatataataattcataaaaataaaaggtacatagaaagtaaacaattgtttccgctgttgctatttaatttcctcgcaatctaagtgaaaagcagagtgtaaaactcgagcattcaacctattttcccctcgacgtgtctatccaccctcgccgtaccagctcgggtggctatatgaacgtcttgggcaAAATGACTCGTTTTCGATACAAACGCTATctcgatatttcgcctgtcatgaaaccctcatataaaatgtattttcacttctcatgctcgtaaagttggtgtttatgctggatctaggcgacataaaatgactttttatgtacTAGTGCATAatataaaatcttcgtctaagatcaaggtgattaggtgtcaacagccacgaacaaagaaatttctttatattttttttacatttttttatttatataaaactaaaaatcaatcaaaataaattactaaaactaaaaaaaaactaattatatagtaatgcatgaaaaataaaatttacgtagtgagtgaacaattgttttcactgttgctatttcatttcctcgccatcaaagtgaaaagcaaagtgtaaaactcgagcattaaatccattttcccctcgacgtgtctatccaccctcgccgtaccggcttgggtggctatatgaacgtcttgggtaaaatggctcgttttatgctcttgttgtacaatctactattggttATGCGGGATAAGATTAAACGGGTTTTTATTAGAATTGTGGTTTGGAATTTTGTGTTGAATAACAGTTTTTCTTTGAATATGGCCCGTTGAAATActctttaattttgtatgaaccGCTCCTACGTTAAGGCCGGCACAGACTTACCGGTTCTGTAGTTCATCATCACCACACATACCGTTCAGCCTTCTGATTTCTATTCTTTTCTGTTCTATTCTGagtaaaacaaaacagaatcgATAGGTCTGTGGCCGGCCAAAGGAAATTCCAGTATAAGAATTCCATTTTCGAATGCATAGCATTGGCGACTTTTAATTGATAAGCAAATTTTGAAACTGGAATTGTCAAAtcatttttttcagtttcaagTTGACTTCCTATTAAATTTCGACTTATCTGAACATTTTGACGTTACAAGTGTAAATGCTTCATTTAGATAGCGTTTATTCTTTtcgataataattaatttactacgCGAGAGATTACGCCCCCTGGGAGCTATAACTGTTCGTACCTTTGGAAAATTCTAGCCTCAAGATAAGCAAGACGCACACAAACAAACTATACAGCTATATAGGAGAAACTAGCCCACTTTGACATATAAATTTAAGGTCGTATGTAAACATGATTGCAATCGTGTGAATAGTGCGCACTCTAAATACGTTTACCTCCGTCAAGCAGGCAGTGTTTCGATGATAATGCATTGAACGAATCAAACATTTCAGTACGACAGGACTGAAAGCGGTTGTCGGAACtacacgtacagtcaccagcaccaatatctgacacaacaatcgtgcataaatatctgacacgactctatttctagggccggagggacgtgtcagatattttggcacgctccgctgtggcagatattaatgctggtgactgtacgcatGGCTAATTCACATTTCCCGTTAAACTTGGAAAGTCAGGATCGTTTACGTTTTAACACGGGTACAATTAGCACGAAAACGCGTTCAATGTCCGACCCGTTTTATTGCACTTGGCTAGGGTCTTGTAGTATGTTGGTTACGTCCGATGTGGGTTTCTGagacaggctagttggcgccTGTAGCGTGAGCCCGTTAGACAACTTTGACATGTAGGCCACGTTTGTAATTggttaattaactaaatgacTCACAAGAAGGACTGTAAGGTCAAGCGGACCTCAccatgctaacgccatctagcgatatttcgaggaatgtgtttttcatgaaccaatagctcagcggtttccaccagagcggtgttGTGcgggcgaggtaaatgaagcgtttctattggttcatgaaaaacacatttctcgcaacacatcctcgcacatttctggtgggAACGCAGCCTAAGTCCTGGCTTATGTGTTGTAGTGAGGCGTACGCGGTAGCCTGCCTCGGCGTAACGGCTCTGGATTGGGAGC harbors:
- the Oseg1 gene encoding intraflagellar transport protein Oseg1 isoform X3: MRTVPKWVNKIHEADKIEFSCVHTICYSPDGTQLVIGAGEKVMVYDPRDGSLVQLLQAHKGAVHAVAYCGDGKKFASGSADKNVIIWTSKMEGVLKYSHGEAIQCLAYSPVTFHLASCAVSDFAFWSADVKAVQKYRVSGRITSCAWSPNGQYLAVGLAIGAVSIRDKAGDEIQRVTRDAAVWAVSFTKTYLLVSDWNETLSFYNVQGQQILKERSIGIAALSVSMLGELILVGGIGGWAVLTSEGVPILNTPQEWVWAIVPSPSLGTIAVGCQDGTLWCYQVVFSTVHGLYRERYAYREHMTDVIVQHLTTGSKVRIKCHDRVQKIAIYKHRLAVQLPERVVVYEQGDVEGMLYRVKEKLPQKTECSLLVATSDALLLCQDTKLSIIGRQIPKSWTVPSPIRYVKVTTLYFEEVLLLGLLNGQIWLVEPSGGSCRLVLATPASVRCLDVSASRARLAVVDDASVCRVYSLPTGELLYTEESVSSVSWNSWCDELAAVSGGGRLAIKAAHFPPATQPLLGSVVGFQGGRVFCLQSNTMQTINVPLSHAVHQYVQQKMFNEAYAVACLGVTALDWERLGEAALEELSFEVARKAFQRGENLVFLSLIDHLQERFEAGEKRAVIAGEVLAYRGRHADAARAFRGAGRDDRALSLYVDLRMFNKAQEFVGPGEGLAALARRRAEWARHVNEPRAAAEMYLAAGDVRRAAQLMAESGRRDMLIELARKLDKGSSESLRYVAEALVAAGEPATAADVYQRLGDYRKVTQLAVAAGEWARAFALARDHAECRRDAYLPHAHRMARENKFVEAQKAYHMAGETGTAQRVFSILVGNAVAEERFSDAGYLHHLLAMQCLDTAAASDSREREKCMRAYYTNARLARVYHAYDSVHSCAHEPFSLLPPDALLNAARFVLAQLAPPHATPPPGVSLFCLYLCLAKQAKALSAHSLARQMLDKILGLQIPQKFQVSML
- the Oseg1 gene encoding intraflagellar transport protein Oseg1 isoform X4, with product MRTVPKWVNKIHEADKIEFSCVHTICYSPDGTQLVIGAGEKVMVYDPRDGSLVQLLQAHKGAVHAVAYCGDGKKFASGSADKNVIIWTSKMEGVLKYSHGEAIQCLAYSPVTFHLASCAVSDFAFWSADVKAVQKYRVSGRITSCAWSPNGQYLAVGLAIGAVSIRDKAGDEIQRVTRDAAVWAVSFTKTYLLVSDWNETLSFYNVQGQQILKERSIGIAALSVSMLGELILVGGIGGWAVLTSEGVPILNTPQEWVWAIVPSPSLGTIAVGCQDGTLWCYQVVFSTVHGLYRERYAYREHMTDVIVQHLTTGSKVRIKCHDRVQKIAIYKHRLAVQLPERVVVYEQGDVEGMLYRVKEKLPQKTECSLLVATSDALLLCQDTKLSIIGRQIPKSWTVPSPIRYVKVTTLYFEEVLLLGLLNGQIWLVEPSGGSCRLVLATPASVRCLDVSASRARLAVVDDASVCRVYSLPTGELLYTEESVSSVSWNSWCDELAAVSGGGRLAIKAAHFPPATQPLLGSVVGFQGGRVFCLQSNTMQTINVPLSHAVHQYVQQKMFNEAYAVACLGVTALDWERLGEAALEELSFEVARKAFQRGENLVFLSLIDHLQERFEAGEKRAVIAGEVLAYRGRHADAARAFRGAGRDDRALSLYVDLRMFNKAQEFVGPGEGLAALARRRAEWARHVNEPRAAAEMYLAAGDVRRAAQLMAESGRRDMLIELARKLDKGSSESLRYVAEALVAAGEPATAADVYQRLGDYRKVTQLAVAAGEWARAFALARDHAECRRDAYLPHAHRMARENKFVEAQKAYHMAGETGTAQRVFSILVGNAVAEERFSDAGYLHHLLAMQCLDTAAASDSREREKCMRAYYTNARLARVYHAYDSVHSCAHEPFSLLPPDALLNAARFVLAQLAPPHATPPPGVSLFCLYLCLAKQAKALSAHSLARQMLDKILGLQIPQKFQRCYP